Part of the Arachis hypogaea cultivar Tifrunner chromosome 6, arahy.Tifrunner.gnm2.J5K5, whole genome shotgun sequence genome, TCGCAATCGCCGGCGTCTCCGATGTCCGGTAACTTCCTGCCGCCGGTGCAGCTCACCGCAAGCGGCCGGCCGGTTCTCCAACGGAACGAAATCGAATGCTTCTATCTCTCTTCTGTGGACCTTATCTCCGAAGACGAACCCACCACCATCCCCTTCCCTAATCTCAAATCGGGCCTCCTTATCCTCACGAGCCACCGCCTCCTCTGGATTTCCGATTCTTCCTCCTCCGAAATTACCGGCGCCTTTGCCGTCCCCCTCGCCGCAATTTCCCACATTTTCTCCCACAAGAAGTCCATCAAGTCCATGTTTGCTTCGCCGAGGATCCGCTTCCAGCTGTCGCTGACGCCGGACGGTAGGGTTTCGGGCCACGGTTTGAGATCGGTGGTAGCAACGATTGTTTTGAGGGGCAAGGGGGACTGTGATGCCTTCCTCACCAAGTTTTGGGAGAATTGGCGCGCCAGGGCCTGGGAGGATGACGGGCCTGCTCCGGGCTCCAGTTCGGGCTCGGGTTTCAGTTCGAATTCAGGTTCGGCTCCGGCTTCGAGTGGTATTTATTCGAGCGATGGGACTGTGAGGATGGTGGGAGTGGCAGGGATACTGAGGAAGGAGCAGGAGATGTGGGAGAGTACTGATAAGAGCTTGCAGGATGCATTTCAAGATTTGAATGCTCTCATGGTAATGTGGTTCATGTTTACTCAGATATTTATTGGATTCTGTTGTGGTAGCTATTTAGGATATGGTGTTTCTTTCATATTGTTGATAAATTCAATTTTAGCTTATAGGATCAAGAGTGGaaggatgacaaattggatgaattGAATTCTGTTTTATCAAACTATATAGATGTTATGTAAGCCTTTGGGTAGTTGTGATCATGGGTTAGTTGGATTTTGATCAGGAttcagaaatgtgttgctttCTTGAATCCTTGTGTTTATCATGATTAGATTTATTTTGATGCAATGTCAGTTGAAAGGGTTTTATCTTACCGTTTAACGAAATGCTTCTGCTTGCAAGTCTTTCAAGGTAGTAGTTGTTGATGTGGTGATACAGGTATAGATGTCTTTGTGATGTGTTTTTACACTAACAACGACTAAGCCTTATCCCATGATAAAATGAAGCCATATGTTCTGTTACAAATTGTAGCCAGGTTTGAACCATTTATATTTAAATCTCCTCTTTTAATATGGTCTCTTCTACCTCTAGTTATAGAACTACCCTCCACCTGAACATATATTCATTCCACCAAAGTGCTATCATATTTGCTTGGCATAGGTAACAGGAAATATTGgataatgtttttattttgtggGGAAGGTATTCTAAACAATGTTTTTCCTATAACCTTTGCTGACCCTGCTGATTCCCTGCTGTTGGAAAtgtgtttctttgttatttggatctatttaacaaaaagaaaacataacTGATTTGATTGCAGAGCAAGGCCAAAGAGATGGTAATGCTAGCAGAAAAAATGAGGCAAAAACTTTTGTCTGGCTCAACTTCTCAAACCAATGCATCTAATGATGAGGAGATGGGTACGAAGGAAGAGATGCAAGATTGGTTGTTGAGTGTTGGTATAATATCCCCCGTTACCAAAGAGTCTGCGGGTGCTATGTATCATCAACAGTTATCCCGTCAGGTTCGCTTATCGTTTCTTCTCATTTGCAAAATTATTTCCCAATCATCAAGATGCATTGAAAATTCTAAGACAGACTTTAAGATGGATCATTATGTTAACATTTAAAAGGTTGATTTGGTGTTGGGGGGAAAAATCAGCATTGTTAATAAGATTCCCAGTTATTATTTATGCTCCTACAAGTCACAGTTCAACATATTTATCATGGAGACTAGTtttactttcctttttcttttaaagGAAAAAGACAAAATTATAGGATTGGAGTTTTTGGGATTTATGTTGTTTAGTAatatttgaaaaattctttattttctgaATATAATGGTGGCATTTAAGTTTTGCTCGTATAGCAGGACTATTGAAATGATATCAAGGGTAATATTAGGAAGTAAAAATACTAGACAGCTAGGCATAACATGAGTGAAGGCAGCTAAAGGTTGGAATAACATCTATCAATCAGTCGACATAATACATTAATATCCTCTTGATGCATACAAAATAGAGTAATTTACACTAATTTCTTGTGATTAGGCAATATTACTCTCAACACCCTTTTGTTTGTAATATTATACACTAACTCCCCGTGAGATTTAGGATATACGACACTCGGCAttcttgtattttgtaaaatgtgATACTAACATCTCTTATAAACATGACATTGACCTCTCCCGCAAGGTTTAGTGTGCTCAAATCAAAGGATATCATGTGTATTATCATCTATCCTCATTGGATGCCATTTACCCATGTTGCAGTTTGACATAATGTTGCTGTATGACTCGAGCCTGGAAAACTATTGGGGTGGGTGGGTGGGTGAGTTGGGATAACTGAGTCGTTAGTTTTGATACTTTGCTAGTAAATTTTCCTTTAGGCTGTACTTTCATATCATTCGATATGAATTTCATTTTGGTTTAAAAGTAGTGGGAAAAACAATGGTCTCTGCATCCTGTTAATTCGGCGGATCTAATTAATTTTACTCACTCACTTGACTAGCTGTCTTTTGTTaaatttgtatttgataaaactATTCCAATTCAGAACTTGTAGAAAACTCCAACTTGTAGAAAAAAACATGATTTCTTCTAGCTGTACTTTTTGTTGTTGTATTCTAATCTGCTCGTGCTAATACTTAGTTGGCAGATTTTGTCAAAGTTCCACTTGAGAGAGCTGGAGGAATAGTCAATCTTATTGATATTTATTGTCTCTTCAATCGCGCTCGTGGCACAGGTTCTAATAATCTTTCCCTTCTGTGCTTCCTTGAATTGGTTATGCCTCTAGTTTTACATTTTTGAACTAATTCCTCGCTTGTTTTGGTTGTCTAATAAACAGAGTTAATCTCACCTGATGATTTGTTACAAGCATGTTCCCTGTGGGAGAAGTTTGATGTGTACGTAGTATGACATTGTCTTTGATATTAATAACTTCAGTTACAATGCATGATAAAGTGAAGTCATAGTGTAGGCATGGGTAGTAGCTGACTTGAATCAAACTCCTTGTATTCTACCTTGTTTGATTCTATAATTTAGTCCTCTTTTTTGTCATCTGtacttccattcattgataatcttatttaattatttcagccCCGTGGTTCTACGTAAGTTTGACAGTGGAGTCATGGTAATACAGAATAAGTCCCACAGTGATGAGGAGGTTAGttcatttatctttttggtttccGGTCAGTTTTATATCTCTTTTAGGTTTGATGTTGTTATTACCTTTTGAAAACTAATTCTTCTCCCATCTAGTGGAGGGCATAATCTAGAAACATAAGGAAGTAAGATggttaaaaaaaaggaaatggAAAGTTATGTTTTTCAGAATCGAAGTTCCCATGAAATATTCTGGAGATGGATTTTCTTCTTCTGCTCCACCTTTATCCTTGCCTTCACCCTTTCCAGAGATTATTTTAGCTTCAGGCCATACAAAACGGGGAAAATTTAAAGGCCTATGCGTTGCTTATTCTCTTCTTCCTTGCATTGTGAAGTAGAACTTGTTCTCATTTCATCTTCCTGCATTTTGGTTTGCCTTACTAtgttttctccccttttttgTGGTCTTTTCTACTATTGGATGCTTCCATGTAACTCTCGAAGTTTGTGGCCTTAAGAGCTTTTGTTTTGCTTGCAGTCTTGGACTATGGTAGCTGAAAATAGGCAGGGTTGGCTATATAAATCAAAAGcaccatatttttttatttttaattggtaaTCATAAGCCATGTTCATGTTCAAACCATAGCAGCCATCACTGTTCCTTTTGCAtagatatttttttgtatttcatCATGTGGTGGATAAAGTCATGTCCTTTTGTTGGCATCTTTGCATTAGTGATTTTACCCAAATGTTTCCCTAATTCTGCGTTGGTAAACTCAACATCATTAACTCCAAATGTCTGCTGGCTTTATATATATTGGATaaggtttctttaatttttgtttgtctCTCTGTTGTAAACAGATAAGGCCCCTTTCTAATGTTGTCAATCTTCATTCACGTTTTTGTCATTTTGACGTCAACCTCATCTTATATTAAAAAGGTGGTTAAGTTTGACTTAAGCAAGTATGATTTGGTGCAGGTTTTCACTAAAATCAAGGTGCTTGTTATGAAGCCCGATACTCTTCGGGCTGGAATAAGTGCTAGTGATGCTGCAAGGACACTTGGAGTTGCCCCAGCAATGGCGAAGGAGCATCTTCTGTCTGCTGAGAGCAAGGGTATGGTAGTGCTTACTACTTCAATAGTTTAAGCAAGATAACCGTGTTCTAACTTGTGATCTTGGTTGAATCTTTTCAGGTTTGCTATGCAGAGATATAAGTGCGGATGGATTTCGTTTCTATATTAACCTGTTCACCGAGATTGATCGAGATGATTTGCATTTGTAAGGAAACCATCATGCTTGATATGTTACTATTCTTTTCCTGGGTTCTCATTGGACTTCAGTTTGATGCATTGCATACTATTTTGTTGTTTGATTCAATTAAGCATAAGTGGTTTTGTGATATGCTATTTATGCAGAGTTAAAGATCATGGAATATATGCCACATGGGTAAGGGCAAACCATGCACCTCAATAGAATTGCAAGCTTTGATATGTTCAATTTAAGGTATATGGATAATTCATAATAATAGAACCTAAACTGTTGTAATGCCATTTTGGTTTTCATCACTGTCTTCTTCTAAGCTGACATTTTTTGGTTTCGGATGATCAAATTTACAGGTTGAAAAGTTTCTTGAGACAAGGTTGATATCAATAGAACACTAACATCGGCACAGGACACGACAAAGCGCATTTGTTACTTATTAACGATCCAATTGAGGAAGGCATAGCTGAAGCAGCAGTTTTTGACAATCCCTGCAAATTGTACCATAGTGTAGAATTTTCATAGTAGTAGAGTGGTCTTGCAATTCGGAAACATTGTTTTTTACATGCTGTCAATCTATAAAATAAGAGATAAGAGATATTTCTGTTCCGGGAAAAAGGATAAAggatgtaaataaataaatgattacACAATATGGATTCTACTAGGTTAGATAAAACTTGGAATGAAAGGTTCGTTAAAACTTGACAATCTTTGTTTATGATCTTATCGAAAATGCATGGCATCAACGtgattactttttcatttttaattttatttttggagtGATCCAGATTACTAGGTAAAGGCTGCTACTgataattttcttattctttgaatatttaacttttaaatatttattactaGAGAAAAACTGGAAATAACAAAGGAATTATGATAAACTCATTATAAAGGTTTTCTTTTTCCACAAGTCATAAAAGATAAACACAAACAATGGATTTTGTAAATTTTCTCATCTTTCTTACCCATGTTATCTCGATGACCGTTGATCATTCTGATTCTGAAGGTGACCCCTCTTTTCAACAGTGCATCTGAATAGTCCATTATGATTCCTTTTTACAATATATTTACCAAGTAGTTTGGATTGTTCTTTAGGATgtgctttcaaaaaaaaaaaaacctaattaaTTGATCTTTtctgaaaataagaagaaaaaaatctaATGTGATTTTTCTCTTTAACATTAATGGAGCTTTTGGGagctctcaaaaaaaaaaagagtatgtaACTACATATTCTATTGAAAGTCTCTCTTAAtaagagaggggggggggggggggttggtactgaagatgaagaagagaaaaagaatattaatttatacttgtatttatttgtaagatatataattattcatatattattatccattaattttagtttttctaataagtaattttatgacatcataatttttataataaaaatcactcgtttaaatttttagaataagtaATTCCGTGAGATTTATATATCTCTCTATACATTTATCTAAATCAAACACAACCATTGAAAATTAATAACTATATACTTAAATTTATATGCCAAATAAAAACATGCCatctaaatctaaattaaaaaaaaaaaaaaaaaatctaagagCAAGAATATGTTTACTTGAGATCAATCATGCAACCTACAATATCCTGATTCCCCATAAAGCTGTTTTTATACTTTCTTTTTCatatcttctttcttttctttgtgggGTCAATGGTCAGCCTTCTCTTAACACTGCTTCTTTCCACTTTGTAAACTATATGCTCTCTTTTCACCACTCACTCATATCACATCACAATATTATTAAATCTCTAAAGTCAATTTAATTTGacaatccaataataataattccTCATAtctatgtgtgtgtgtttgtgttcTTTTGCAGTCAAAGTTATTCCTTCTTTAACCTGAACATTCTAACTATTTATGCTTACTACATACTGTGTTTTCTATCTGcttttgatgaatgatgatggatATTGCACTCTGATGCAAAGCTTAAAGtgttttccccacacttagatggtacatttctaatcttcttttTCCATGAAATGCGTAcccatgtatatatttttttaattatttacccAAAGTTTCTAAGACTATGTATATTATAAGCAATATAATTGATACTTTTAAGAGTTAAATACTCAAATtggttctaataattttttattattccaaaaaaattttaaaaattattcttattggataaattgatttttattttttcaataaaatatttaatatacgtgttagataaataaatttttaaaaaatcattataATAAAACGAATTACACTAATTGTTTTAATGTTTTTGCAAGAAGTTGCATGTGAGAATgactataaattaattaatagtcATTTCTTTGAATATTTTCTCAAAATAAATTCGAGGGGTAAAATGGTGTAAAATAAAGGCAATAAactttttgttatatatatttatctacaaacttaaaacttaaaagtgaCAAATTGATGTCATATATGTATGCCAAATTGTTAAGAATAATAATGTATTCTCCACTtgatttttaagggaaaaaaatcGTATACCAAAATTTTGGCTTCTTTATTATATATACCAAATTAAAAATCAacgataataatatataataatgagCATGATGGTTTGTGCCAACTATATATGTTCATAGTTACACACAGATCAATGGTGTATTATTGGCTagtatctgaaaaaaaaaaattaaaaatcccactTTAATAAAATGGTACACAAAGTTACATATGAACATGAAAGTGATGTGGGTCTCTAATTTCAACTACATGCATGAAATGATGGCTGGGGACCATAATTAGGAGAAAAGGAGCTTCATTAATTATCTCATGAAATCCCTTAGATTGAGGATATGATATAGCATGCAACAAACTTCAAAGTTACGTCAAAAACGGTGGAATAATATGAATGTGCGTGTAAAATTTATGGATGGGCATATATATAGTCtcgaaaatgtttggtaaccaaagaaaatcagcaaaaaacagtcataacttgctttatttagcatttattaattattgcgacaattaattaatgctaaataagacaagttctggctattttttttgtctacctaacatTACCCTATAGTCTTATGTTATCTATATAGGACGGCCACTTAATTGAATTGATGTGTTTGTGTGTTGGATATATATtagatataatatttattgatatttatttGACACGTGTATCTGTTGTGTTtaactgtgtcttaataaaaaataaaaaaaatttcgacaCACTTGAACATACATAGATACTATCACGTATCAACGTATCTAGTCTTATTTTTAaatgtattcttaaaataaatttaaaaatagtatatattattatttattataacaaaaaatattttaaatattttatataattaaaataagatattaaaaataattaaaaaataataccaataaaatatcaaaatattattataatttatctaaaaaatactttatattttatacatgTATATGTATTTTTGcatctaataaaattttaaaattcgtgttTCGATATGTCCCATATTATATCATATCCTGTATTTATGTCTGTGTTAATATCTATCTTAGTATGTTACGTATTAACAATTTAACatgataatatattatattattatgagAGAAAAAGTAGGACATAATTATATGCCAAACCCTTATTACTGTTATTATTTGAGCATTATATCTTAGTTGTTAGCTATTTGAGGGAGGGGTAATTAGTGAGTGTATAGTGTCTAGGGTTTTAACACTTTATAGTTTATATTATCTAGTTCTTGGTTTTTATGATAAGGTGAAGGAGAAATCTGATTAATTATTGTatcattaataatataaatactcAACAAATCTCTCCGATGATAGTGATTAGAGGAAATACAAACCCTAATTTTTAACCAAGTATATACATTAAGGTTTCGTTTTGATAAATGTCTCACCATTTATTTATAttcaattatatcaaattttatattcaaattatccatatatatatagcccatttcttcttattcttctacctttcttttatttttttttttctggctagtaatcaaccttttttttttctttaaacattCATCACACCCACattataaaaagaagagaaggagaaaaaataaaagatggATCGTGACATGCATGTGACCAAGCAGACTTTATGTTCCCCGTTATTACCTCCTATATATATATCTCTATATATAGCTACATTATTTTATCTCTACTTCTTTATTCTTTGTTGAATATTTTCTCAGCCTATAATAATTAATGATCCACTAG contains:
- the LOC112756124 gene encoding vacuolar protein sorting-associated protein 36-like; translated protein: MSGNFLPPVQLTASGRPVLQRNEIECFYLSSVDLISEDEPTTIPFPNLKSGLLILTSHRLLWISDSSSSEITGAFAVPLAAISHIFSHKKSIKSMFASPRIRFQLSLTPDGRVSGHGLRSVVATIVLRGKGDCDAFLTKFWENWRARAWEDDGPAPGSSSGSGFSSNSGSAPASSGIYSSDGTVRMVGVAGILRKEQEMWESTDKSLQDAFQDLNALMSKAKEMVMLAEKMRQKLLSGSTSQTNASNDEEMGTKEEMQDWLLSVGIISPVTKESAGAMYHQQLSRQLADFVKVPLERAGGIVNLIDIYCLFNRARGTELISPDDLLQACSLWEKFDVPVVLRKFDSGVMVIQNKSHSDEEVFTKIKVLVMKPDTLRAGISASDAARTLGVAPAMAKEHLLSAESKGLLCRDISADGFRFYINLFTEIDRDDLHLVKDHGIYATWVRANHAPQ